A single Brassica rapa cultivar Chiifu-401-42 chromosome A04, CAAS_Brap_v3.01, whole genome shotgun sequence DNA region contains:
- the LOC103863650 gene encoding oleoyl-acyl carrier protein thioesterase 2, chloroplastic — MLKLSCNVTNHLHTFSFFSDSSLFIPVNRRTLAVSSSQPRKPALDPLRAVISADQGSISPVNSCTPADRFRAGRLMEDGYSYKEKFIVRSYEVGINKTATVETIANLLQEVACNHVQKCGFSTDGFATTLTMRKLHLIWVTARMHIEIYKYPAWSDVVEIETWCQSEGRIGTRRDWILRDSATNEVIGRATSKWVMMNQDTRRLQRVTDEVRDEYLVFCPREPRLAFPEENNSSLKKIPKLEDPAQYSMLELKPRRADLDMNQHVNNVTYIGWVLESIPQEIIDTHELQVITLDYRRECQQDDIVDSLTTSEIPDDPISKLTGTNGSATSSIQGHNESQFLHMLRLSENGQEINRGRTQWRKKSSR; from the exons ATGTTGAAGCTTTCGTGTAATGTGACTAACCACTTACacaccttctccttcttctccgaTTCCTCCCTTTTCATCCCGGTTAATCGCCGTACCCTCGCCGTCTCGTCTTCTCAGCCAAGGAAGCCGGCTTTAGATCCTCTTCGGGCAGTTATCTCCGCCGATCAGGGAAGCATCAGCCCTGTTAATTCGTGTACCCCGGCGGATCGGTTCCGAGCTGGTCGATTGATGGAAGATGGTTATTCTTACAAAGAGAAGTTCATTGTTAGAAGCTATGAGGTTGGGATTAACAAAACCGCCACCGTCGAGACAATTGCTAATCTCTTACAG gaGGTGGCATGTAACCATGTTCAGAAGTGTGGATTCTCTACCGATGGATTTGCCACAACACTCACCATGAGGAAATTGCATCTCATATGGGTCACTGCAAGAATGCACATTGAGATCTACAAGTACCCAGCTtg GAGTGATGTTGTTGAGATAGAGACATGGTGCCAGAGTGAAGGAAGGATTGGAACGAGACGTGATTGGATTCTAAGGGACTCTGCTACAAATGAAGTTATTGGGCGTGCTACAAG CAAGTGGGTGATGATGAACCAAGACACAAGGCGGCTTCAAAGAGTTACAGATGAAGTTCGGGACGAGTACTTGGTTTTCTGTCCTCGAGAACCCAG ACTAGCGTTTCCAGAAGAGAACAATAGCAGCTTAAAGAAAATCCCAAAACTAGAAGATCCAGCTCAGTATTCTATGCTAGAGCTTAAGCCTCGGCGAGCTGATCTGGACATGAACCAGCACGTGAATAACGTCACCTACATTGGATGGGTGCTTGAG AGCATACCTCAAGAAATCATTGATACGCATGAGCTTCAAGTTATAACTCTAGATTACAGAAGAGAATGCCAGCAAGATGACATTGTAGATTCACTCACCACCTCTGAAATCCCTGACGACCCGATCTCAAAGCTTACCGGGACCAACGGATCTGCCACGTCAAGCATACAAGGACACAATGAGAGCCAATTCTTGCATATGCTGAGGTTGTCAGAAAATGGCCAGGAGATCAATCGTGGAAGAACACAATGGAGAAAGAAATCCTCACGATGA
- the LOC108871620 gene encoding uncharacterized mitochondrial protein AtMg00810-like, translating to MAQKFEMTDLGSLTYYLGIKVHQCEEGTTLKQEQYAEKILAETGMKDCNVVQAPMEFGLNLSKAEDEQVVDEKSYRQMIGCLRYLLHTRPDLSFSVRILSRYMHKPKTSHTAALKQILRYLKVTHRYGLFFKWMVKSKLVGYSDSFHNIDEDDGQTTRGHEVIPLILTHVQSVGVRRNIKKWLYFHVKLNSWLLLRLLNKLYGCKS from the coding sequence ATGGCGCAGAAGTTTGAGATGACTGATCTCGGAAGTCTGACATATTATTTAGGGATTAAGGTACATCAATGCGAAGAAGGTACTACGCTCAAACAAGAACAGTATGCTGAGAAAATTTTAGCTGAAACCGGCATGAAGGATTGCAATGTCGTACAAGCACCTATGGAGTTTGGACTGAATTTATCAAAAGCAGAAGATGAACAAGTCGTAGATGAGAAAAGCTATCGGCAAATGATCGGGTGTCTTAGGTATTTGTTGCACACGCGGCCTGATCTTTCCTTCAGTGTAAGGATATTAAGCCGTTATATGCACAAGCCGAAGACATCACACACAGCAGCCTTGAAGCAGATATTGAGATATCTAAAAGTGACGCATCGCTACGGACTGTTCTTCAAATGGATGGTAAAGTCGAAACTTGTAGGGTACAGCGACAGCTTTCACAACATAGATGAAGATGATGGACAAACCACCAGAGGTCATGAAGTGATACCGCTTATCTTAACGCATGTCCAATCAGTTGGTGTTCGCAGAAACATAAAAAAGTGGCTTTATTTTCATGTGAAGCTAAATTCATGGCTGCTACTGAGACTGCTAAACAAGCTATATGGTTGCAAGAGTTAG
- the LOC103863653 gene encoding uncharacterized protein LOC103863653, producing MESEDPKLSEEAIQLPTSTIEQPPSLSERLLIPTLLAGAIGGGVGLLSKRRKAHPNIPATYATNSAIVAACYCGVRELVKVTRKSQDDDLMNSAIGGLFSGALLGRLQGGPRGAFRYSIAFATFGTAFDYASLRSKPFLERVRNMDSITLPVWFPIQILDEEALAKKKAEEQKLFPRLNKEES from the exons ATGGAGTCGGAGGATCCGAAACTCTCAGAAGAGGCGATTCAGCTTCCGACGTCAACGATCGAGCAGCCGCCTTCGTTATCGGAGCGTTTATTGATCCCCACTCTTCTCGCAG GAGCAATAGGGGGCGGAGTTGGTTTACTGTCAAAACGTAGGAAAGCTCATCCCAATATACCAGCTACATATGCTACTAATTCTGCCATCGTTGCTGCTTGCTATTGCG GGGTTCGTGAATTGGTTAAAGTAACTAGAAAATCACAAGACGATGATTTAATGAATTCGGCCATCGGTGGTCTTTTCAGTGGTGCTTTATTAGGACGACTTCAAG GAGGACCTCGTGGTGCATTTCGATACTCTATAGCTTTTGCTACGTTTGGCACAGCATTTGATTATGCTAGCCTTAGATCAAAACCTTTTTTAGAGAGGGTGCGCAACATGGATTCAATCACGTTACCTGTGTGGTTTCCTATACAAATTCTCGACGAAGAAGCCCTTGCTAAAAAGAAAGCTGAGGAACAGAAACTCTTCCCAAGATTGAACAAAGAAGAATCTTGA